In one Arthrobacter jinronghuae genomic region, the following are encoded:
- a CDS encoding DUF4177 domain-containing protein: protein MICVLPCETVYKHVTLSLMTKWEYFITPLPLHTPGQVLNMHGEEGWELVQIASAPNGTGSVAYMKREKNQ from the coding sequence GTGATTTGCGTGCTGCCATGCGAGACAGTCTACAAGCACGTTACGCTTTCCCTTATGACCAAATGGGAATACTTCATTACGCCTCTTCCACTGCACACACCCGGGCAAGTCCTGAATATGCACGGGGAAGAAGGTTGGGAACTGGTACAGATCGCTTCGGCGCCGAATGGAACCGGTTCCGTCGCCTACATGAAACGCGAAAAAAACCAGTGA
- a CDS encoding phosphoribosylaminoimidazolesuccinocarboxamide synthase — MSDGTGRAPQLPGWRHVYSGKVRDLYVPEGAGDDAGRVLVVASDRISAYDHVLASTIPDKGRILTQLSLWWFDQLAEIPNHVISAQEGIPEAVAGRAMICKKLEMYPVECIARGYLTGSGLAEYQASRTVCGLPLPAGLVDGSRIEAAVFTPSAKAEQGEHDENITFEAVVDTVGAGTADELRSLTLQIYTRAEAVARERGIILADTKVEFGKDPLTGAVTLGDEVLTPDSSRFWDAALYSPGQAQPSFDKQYVRDWLTSPASGWDRHSDTPPPALPDDVVERTRARYVEAYERLTGEGFV, encoded by the coding sequence ATGAGTGACGGTACGGGCCGTGCGCCCCAGCTGCCGGGCTGGCGGCATGTGTATTCCGGCAAGGTCCGCGATCTGTACGTGCCCGAGGGAGCCGGGGACGACGCCGGCCGCGTGCTGGTGGTGGCCAGCGACCGGATCAGCGCGTATGACCACGTGCTGGCCAGCACCATTCCGGATAAGGGACGGATCCTCACGCAGCTCAGTCTGTGGTGGTTCGACCAGTTGGCGGAAATTCCGAACCACGTGATTTCCGCACAGGAAGGCATTCCGGAGGCCGTGGCCGGCCGGGCGATGATCTGCAAGAAGCTTGAGATGTACCCGGTGGAGTGCATTGCCCGCGGCTACCTGACCGGCTCCGGGCTGGCCGAGTACCAGGCCTCCCGAACAGTGTGCGGGCTGCCGCTGCCTGCCGGGCTGGTGGACGGTTCGCGGATTGAAGCGGCCGTTTTCACCCCCTCGGCCAAGGCCGAGCAGGGCGAACATGACGAGAACATCACCTTTGAAGCGGTGGTGGACACGGTGGGCGCCGGCACGGCCGACGAGCTGCGTTCGCTGACGCTGCAGATCTACACCCGTGCCGAAGCCGTCGCACGGGAACGCGGGATCATCCTTGCCGATACCAAAGTGGAGTTCGGGAAGGATCCGCTGACCGGGGCGGTCACCTTGGGGGACGAGGTGCTGACCCCGGATTCGTCCCGTTTCTGGGATGCGGCACTGTATTCGCCCGGTCAGGCCCAGCCGTCCTTCGATAAGCAGTATGTGCGGGACTGGCTTACCTCACCGGCCTCGGGCTGGGACCGGCACTCCGATACGCCGCCCCCTGCCCTCCCGGACGACGTCGTCGAACGAACCCGGGCCCGGTATGTGGAGGCCTATGAACGGCTGACCGGGGAGGGATTCGTGTAA
- a CDS encoding transglycosylase domain-containing protein produces the protein MAARKSPFFDTATTLGKLVAFFGISALCGVLAAGLLVPVAAAAGTAASGSIQFFDQLPSELERGALATPSKIYANDGSLIATVYEENRQPVTLDQVSPNMVDAMLAIEDDRFYEHGGVDLQGIMGALVSNATSDSTRGASTITQQYVNNVIIDTNMQNNKEVVFSGGKSVGDKLREMKLAIAVEKELSKDEILEGYFNIVPFSGTTYGVQAAARYFFNVDAKDLNIAQSALLAGVVNGPTFYSPELNPERSLERRNLVLQAMLDKGRISQEDFDASVATGLDLQITPVSSNCVGASQAPYFCDYVTRLVLNDENFGATEDDRDKLLKRGGLTIKTTLNPTFQNAAQTAVNETANPDTTDAEIGHAMVSVEPGTGKILTMAQNTRYTPELADGNSVQNFNVDVNQGGDPTKPLNGLGGFQPGSTYKPFTVAAWLDAGKTLNTTLNGSKRTYPAGHSWNASCLPGGRYVALEPWTPINYGDTNYKTTTVLDGLAQSYNTITLAEINQLDLCSFQQIAFAAGIHDGKSSEGKEDMLSVNPPSTFGGGGDASPLSMATGFATLAAEGLQCDPIALESVTGADGTEYQVPEQSCEQVMRKEVAQGVNMATQRVMTNGSGVNLQVGVPTAGKTGTNDTRSQTWFMGYSTGMVTASWIGNWKANNTTMSDKLIGGRTYPEIDGSLIAGPSWKNYIQRIAGQYEANAFTAPPASMVGNTAPAPRATPPASPPASPAADQGPGNGGGGEGGGPGNGGGGEGGGPGNGGGGEGGGGEGGGPGNGGGGEGGGPGNGGGNG, from the coding sequence ATGGCAGCACGCAAATCACCGTTCTTTGACACGGCGACCACTCTCGGGAAGCTCGTCGCGTTCTTCGGCATCAGTGCTCTTTGCGGAGTCCTGGCTGCCGGTCTCCTGGTTCCGGTAGCCGCAGCAGCAGGCACAGCCGCATCCGGATCCATCCAGTTCTTTGACCAGCTTCCGTCGGAACTGGAGCGCGGGGCACTGGCCACGCCGTCAAAGATCTATGCAAACGACGGCTCCCTGATCGCCACCGTGTACGAGGAGAACCGCCAGCCCGTGACCCTCGACCAGGTGTCACCCAACATGGTGGACGCCATGCTGGCCATCGAGGATGACCGGTTCTACGAACACGGCGGGGTGGACCTGCAGGGCATCATGGGCGCCCTGGTGTCCAACGCCACCAGTGACAGCACCCGCGGTGCTTCCACCATCACCCAGCAATACGTAAACAACGTCATCATTGACACCAACATGCAGAACAACAAGGAAGTTGTTTTCAGCGGCGGTAAATCGGTGGGCGACAAGCTTCGCGAAATGAAGCTTGCAATTGCGGTGGAGAAAGAGCTGAGCAAGGACGAAATCCTTGAGGGCTACTTCAATATCGTTCCCTTCAGCGGCACCACGTACGGCGTCCAGGCTGCGGCGCGCTACTTCTTCAACGTGGACGCCAAGGACCTGAACATTGCGCAGTCGGCGCTGCTGGCCGGCGTCGTAAACGGTCCCACGTTCTACAGCCCGGAGCTGAACCCCGAGCGCTCCCTCGAACGCCGGAACCTGGTGCTTCAGGCCATGTTGGATAAGGGCCGCATCAGCCAGGAAGACTTCGACGCTTCTGTTGCCACCGGTTTGGACCTGCAGATCACGCCGGTGTCCAGCAACTGCGTTGGGGCCTCACAGGCCCCCTACTTCTGTGACTACGTAACGCGCCTTGTGCTCAATGACGAGAACTTCGGTGCCACGGAGGACGACAGGGACAAGCTGCTCAAGCGCGGCGGCCTGACCATCAAGACCACGCTGAACCCGACGTTCCAGAACGCCGCGCAGACAGCCGTCAACGAAACGGCCAATCCGGACACCACCGATGCTGAAATCGGCCACGCAATGGTCAGCGTTGAACCCGGCACCGGCAAGATCCTGACGATGGCCCAGAACACCCGGTACACACCCGAACTCGCGGACGGCAACTCCGTCCAGAACTTCAACGTGGACGTTAACCAGGGCGGTGATCCGACCAAACCCCTTAACGGCCTCGGCGGATTCCAGCCCGGATCCACCTACAAACCGTTTACGGTTGCTGCCTGGCTGGATGCGGGCAAGACCCTGAACACCACGCTGAACGGTTCCAAGCGCACCTACCCCGCCGGACACTCCTGGAACGCCTCGTGCCTGCCCGGCGGCCGCTATGTGGCACTGGAACCGTGGACGCCCATCAACTACGGGGATACGAACTACAAAACCACCACCGTCCTGGACGGCCTGGCCCAGTCCTACAACACCATCACCCTCGCCGAGATCAACCAGCTGGATCTGTGCTCCTTCCAGCAAATAGCCTTTGCTGCAGGAATCCACGACGGCAAGAGCTCGGAAGGCAAAGAGGACATGCTCTCCGTCAACCCGCCGTCAACCTTCGGCGGCGGCGGCGACGCCTCTCCGCTGTCCATGGCCACCGGTTTTGCAACTTTGGCCGCCGAAGGCCTGCAGTGTGACCCCATTGCCCTTGAATCCGTCACCGGTGCCGACGGCACCGAATATCAGGTTCCGGAGCAGTCCTGCGAACAGGTGATGCGTAAAGAGGTTGCCCAAGGCGTCAATATGGCCACCCAGCGGGTTATGACCAACGGTTCCGGTGTGAACCTGCAGGTCGGTGTTCCCACCGCAGGCAAGACCGGCACCAACGACACCCGCTCGCAGACCTGGTTCATGGGTTACAGCACCGGAATGGTCACCGCCTCGTGGATCGGCAACTGGAAAGCCAATAACACCACCATGTCGGACAAGTTGATCGGCGGACGGACCTACCCGGAGATCGACGGATCCCTGATCGCCGGCCCCTCGTGGAAGAACTACATCCAGCGGATTGCCGGACAGTACGAAGCCAATGCGTTTACCGCTCCCCCGGCCAGCATGGTCGGCAACACGGCTCCTGCCCCGCGCGCCACACCCCCTGCCTCCCCGCCGGCGTCCCCGGCTGCAGATCAGGGTCCCGGCAACGGCGGCGGCGGTGAAGGCGGCGGTCCCGGCAACGGCGGCGGCGGTGAAGGCGGCGGTCCCGGCAACGGCGGCGGCGGTGAAGGCGGCGGCGGTGAAGGCGGCGGTCCCGGCAACGGCGGCGGCGGTGAAGGCGGCGGTCCCGGCAACGGCGGCGGTAACGGATAG
- a CDS encoding sterol carrier family protein — MARRRISGEDGRAALQAAAAGATDRGTTAMAVRYALEELAERAPGNSVEVRVPPFGVTQCVAGPRHTRGTPPNVIETDGATWLALVTGRQSWADAVAAGKVAASGLRADLSDVLPLFRTGS, encoded by the coding sequence GTGGCACGGCGCCGGATCTCCGGCGAAGACGGCCGGGCGGCACTGCAGGCAGCAGCCGCCGGGGCAACTGACCGCGGCACCACTGCCATGGCAGTGCGCTATGCCTTGGAAGAACTCGCCGAACGCGCCCCCGGCAACAGCGTCGAGGTCCGGGTTCCGCCGTTCGGGGTGACCCAGTGCGTGGCCGGCCCCCGGCATACCCGCGGCACTCCCCCGAATGTCATCGAGACCGACGGCGCCACCTGGCTGGCGTTGGTCACCGGCCGGCAGTCCTGGGCCGACGCCGTTGCCGCCGGGAAGGTCGCGGCCTCGGGGCTGCGTGCCGACCTTTCGGATGTGCTGCCGCTGTTCCGGACCGGGTCGTAG
- a CDS encoding RidA family protein codes for MTGAAGAVSAVETRLRELGLSLPAVASPVAVYVPAVITGNLVHTSGQLPFVDGVLPATGKVGAEVGAEDAASYAAVCAVNALAAVKAQIGDLDRVVRVVKVVGYVASDPSFTGQPAVINGASELLGNVFGSAGSHARSAVGVAVLPLDAPVEIEMIVEFA; via the coding sequence GTGACTGGCGCTGCCGGTGCAGTCTCGGCTGTTGAGACCAGGCTCCGGGAACTGGGCCTGAGCCTTCCCGCCGTCGCATCTCCGGTGGCTGTCTACGTTCCGGCCGTGATCACCGGCAACCTCGTCCACACGTCCGGCCAGTTGCCGTTTGTGGACGGGGTCCTGCCGGCCACGGGCAAGGTGGGTGCGGAAGTGGGCGCAGAGGATGCGGCGTCCTACGCGGCCGTCTGTGCCGTCAATGCCCTGGCCGCCGTGAAGGCTCAGATCGGTGACCTTGACCGCGTGGTACGGGTGGTCAAAGTGGTGGGCTATGTCGCTTCCGACCCTTCCTTCACCGGCCAGCCGGCCGTCATTAACGGTGCTTCCGAGCTGCTGGGAAATGTCTTCGGCTCCGCGGGAAGCCATGCGCGTTCCGCCGTCGGCGTCGCAGTCCTGCCTCTGGATGCGCCGGTTGAAATAGAAATGATCGTTGAATTTGCCTAA
- a CDS encoding metallophosphoesterase: MVADSTLSSVGRKAAWLAGGLAGTGAAAFAYGSLIERNLFGVREETVRVLPAGSTPLRVLHLSDIHFVPGQERKVRWLQGLADLEPDLVVNTGDNLSHPQAVPAVLEALKPVMRFPGVFVPGSNDYYAPVLKNPFTYFTGPSKHRREPEKLPWGTLFGSFQDAGWQNLTNTNSVMDLPGLRLNFSGVDDPHLGRDKYQGFAPSGVPASTGTNTAPEVKIGVAHAPYQRVLNEFTGGGAEIILAGHTHGGQVCIPGYGALVSNCDLPTWQARGLTSWAHAGRRVPLNVSAGIGTSRYAPVRFACRPEAVLLTLTARDA; the protein is encoded by the coding sequence ATAGTGGCTGATTCAACCCTGTCATCCGTGGGACGCAAGGCGGCATGGCTGGCCGGCGGCTTGGCCGGCACCGGTGCTGCGGCCTTCGCCTACGGCTCCCTGATAGAACGGAACCTCTTCGGTGTCCGTGAAGAAACCGTCCGGGTCCTTCCGGCCGGAAGCACTCCCCTGCGGGTCCTGCACCTTTCGGACATCCATTTTGTTCCCGGCCAGGAACGGAAAGTCCGCTGGCTGCAGGGCCTGGCTGACCTGGAACCGGACCTGGTAGTCAACACCGGTGACAATCTCAGCCACCCCCAGGCAGTACCAGCCGTGCTTGAGGCGCTGAAACCCGTAATGCGTTTCCCGGGCGTATTTGTCCCGGGCTCCAATGATTACTACGCCCCGGTACTGAAGAACCCGTTTACGTACTTCACGGGCCCCTCCAAGCATCGGCGCGAGCCGGAGAAGCTGCCTTGGGGAACCCTCTTCGGATCTTTCCAGGACGCCGGCTGGCAGAACCTCACCAACACCAACAGCGTGATGGACCTGCCCGGCCTACGCCTGAACTTCTCCGGCGTGGATGACCCGCATCTGGGGCGGGACAAATATCAGGGCTTTGCACCGTCCGGCGTACCCGCTTCCACGGGAACCAACACAGCGCCAGAAGTGAAAATCGGCGTCGCCCACGCTCCCTACCAGCGCGTACTAAACGAATTCACCGGTGGAGGCGCCGAGATCATCCTTGCGGGGCACACCCACGGCGGACAGGTCTGCATTCCCGGCTACGGCGCCCTGGTCAGCAACTGCGACCTGCCGACCTGGCAGGCCCGCGGCCTGACCTCCTGGGCACATGCGGGACGCCGGGTGCCACTGAACGTCTCCGCCGGCATCGGCACCTCGCGCTACGCGCCGGTGCGCTTTGCCTGCCGTCCCGAGGCAGTCCTGCTGACCCTGACGGCGCGGGACGCCTAG
- a CDS encoding asparaginase gives MNATFTASDAVELAVLERNGFIESRHIGSAVVMAADGTVVTELGDITTPIFPRSTLKPFQAVAAMQSGVPLRGPQVALAAASHVGSREHTDVVRGMLAAAGVTEGHLQCPEDWPQDAEARNELIREGKGPQRIAFNCSGKHAAFLWACTENNWDHATYLDPQHPLQRRIAEVIEEFTGETVQHWAVDGCGAPLAAVSLTGLARGIGRLAKAPSGKHGNARAATVATAMLDYPWAVHGHGRENSVVMEDLGIIAKNGAEGVLVLGTDTGASVALKMLDGNTRAASLVGLTLLAASGAVDPLAVEKVLDKIMQPVLGGGQPVGSLRLGAPVTALLG, from the coding sequence ATGAACGCAACTTTTACCGCGTCCGACGCCGTTGAACTGGCCGTGCTGGAGCGCAACGGTTTTATTGAGTCCCGCCACATCGGTTCCGCCGTCGTGATGGCCGCCGACGGCACCGTGGTCACGGAACTCGGTGACATCACTACGCCGATCTTCCCCCGCTCCACGCTCAAGCCGTTCCAGGCCGTCGCAGCGATGCAGTCCGGAGTGCCCCTGCGCGGACCGCAGGTGGCCCTTGCCGCCGCCAGCCACGTCGGCTCCCGGGAACACACCGACGTCGTCCGCGGCATGCTGGCTGCTGCCGGCGTCACCGAGGGGCACCTGCAGTGCCCCGAGGACTGGCCGCAGGACGCTGAGGCCCGCAATGAACTCATCCGCGAAGGCAAGGGGCCGCAGCGGATCGCGTTCAACTGCTCCGGCAAGCACGCCGCCTTCCTCTGGGCCTGCACCGAGAACAACTGGGACCACGCAACCTACCTGGACCCGCAGCATCCGCTGCAGCGCCGCATCGCCGAGGTGATCGAGGAGTTCACCGGTGAAACCGTGCAGCACTGGGCGGTGGACGGCTGCGGTGCACCGCTGGCCGCTGTCTCGCTGACCGGGCTGGCCCGCGGCATCGGCCGGCTGGCCAAGGCGCCGTCCGGCAAGCACGGCAACGCCCGTGCGGCAACGGTAGCCACCGCGATGCTCGACTACCCCTGGGCGGTGCACGGACACGGCCGCGAGAACTCGGTTGTGATGGAGGACCTCGGGATCATCGCCAAGAACGGTGCCGAGGGTGTCCTGGTGCTGGGCACCGACACCGGCGCTTCCGTGGCACTGAAGATGCTCGACGGCAATACCCGCGCCGCATCCCTGGTGGGCCTGACGCTGCTGGCTGCGAGCGGCGCCGTCGACCCGCTGGCCGTGGAGAAGGTGCTGGACAAGATCATGCAGCCGGTGCTCGGCGGCGGACAGCCCGTGGGAAGCCTGCGGCTGGGCGCGCCGGTCACGGCGCTGCTGGGCTAG
- the purD gene encoding phosphoribosylamine--glycine ligase — MKVLVVGPGGREHALVRALLADPYVREVHAAPGNAGIAQMVPVHPVEATDPAAVTDLARSLGSDLVVIGPEAPLAAGVADALREAGIAVFGPSQAAAQLEASKAFAKQVMAAANVPTAMARMAGTVEEAADALDTFGAPYVVKDDGLAAGKGVVVTSDRNEALEHARACFEAGGTVVIEEFLDGPEVSLFVLSDGRHVVPLAPAQDFKRIFNDDAGPNTGGMGAYSPLDWAPAGLVQDVVRRVAQPTIDEMASRGTPFVGVLYCGLALTTRGVRVIEFNARFGDPETQAVLARLRTPLGGLLMAAAKGGLDAMEQLKWDPRPAVAVVVAAENYPGTPKTGDRVRGLKKAAQLEGVHVLHAGTKLKKDKVRSAGGRVLSVVALGSTLDEARDRAYAGVDLIRLEGSQHRTDIALKAARGEVRVPEGSSGQSGSMPAPDAAAAREGNPA; from the coding sequence GTGAAGGTTCTCGTAGTAGGCCCAGGCGGCCGCGAACATGCCCTTGTCCGAGCGCTCCTGGCCGATCCCTACGTCCGTGAGGTCCACGCGGCACCCGGGAACGCAGGCATTGCCCAGATGGTCCCGGTCCACCCGGTCGAGGCCACCGACCCCGCCGCTGTCACGGACCTGGCTCGGTCCCTCGGTTCCGACCTAGTGGTTATCGGCCCCGAGGCGCCGCTCGCGGCAGGTGTTGCCGACGCGCTGCGGGAGGCAGGGATTGCCGTGTTCGGCCCGTCGCAGGCGGCCGCGCAGCTCGAAGCTTCCAAGGCTTTTGCCAAGCAGGTCATGGCGGCCGCCAACGTTCCCACCGCGATGGCGCGCATGGCCGGGACCGTGGAAGAAGCCGCCGACGCGCTTGACACCTTCGGCGCCCCGTACGTGGTCAAGGACGACGGGCTGGCCGCGGGCAAGGGCGTGGTGGTGACCTCGGACCGGAACGAAGCACTGGAACACGCCCGAGCCTGCTTCGAGGCAGGCGGAACCGTGGTGATTGAGGAGTTCCTGGACGGCCCCGAGGTCTCCCTCTTCGTGCTCTCCGACGGACGGCACGTGGTGCCGCTGGCTCCCGCCCAGGACTTCAAACGGATTTTCAACGACGACGCCGGCCCCAACACCGGCGGCATGGGCGCCTACTCGCCTCTGGACTGGGCACCGGCCGGGCTGGTGCAGGACGTGGTCCGCCGGGTCGCGCAGCCGACCATTGACGAAATGGCTTCCCGCGGCACCCCTTTTGTGGGTGTGCTTTACTGCGGGCTTGCCCTGACGACGCGCGGGGTGCGGGTCATCGAATTCAACGCCCGCTTCGGTGACCCGGAGACGCAGGCAGTGCTGGCGCGGTTGAGGACCCCGCTCGGTGGTCTGCTGATGGCGGCGGCCAAGGGTGGCCTGGACGCCATGGAGCAGCTTAAATGGGACCCGCGCCCCGCCGTCGCCGTGGTGGTGGCAGCGGAAAACTATCCCGGCACGCCGAAGACCGGTGACCGGGTGCGGGGGCTGAAGAAAGCCGCGCAGCTGGAGGGTGTGCACGTGCTGCACGCCGGCACGAAGCTCAAGAAGGACAAGGTGCGCAGCGCCGGCGGGCGGGTACTTTCCGTGGTCGCGCTGGGTTCCACCTTGGACGAAGCGAGGGACCGCGCCTACGCCGGCGTCGACCTGATCCGGCTGGAAGGCTCCCAGCACCGCACCGATATTGCCTTGAAGGCTGCCCGCGGCGAAGTGCGGGTCCCGGAAGGCAGTTCGGGACAGTCCGGCAGCATGCCTGCGCCGGACGCGGCTGCGGCCCGCGAAGGGAACCCGGCATGA